A stretch of DNA from Oryza brachyantha chromosome 9, ObraRS2, whole genome shotgun sequence:
GTAAATCAGCATCAGCATAGAAACTGAATCGGATTGAAGATTATATGTAgctatatatttcaaaaacaTGCGAGTGGCAAGCATTTCATTGCCTAATCTTTGTAGGTTTGATGCATATTTGCCACCACATAATGTTAACAACAATACTCAAAtgtctacatttttttttctaaaagagaTGCATGAAAGCACATCCTAGTACATAATAAAGGCACTGAGTAAAGTTGTATGTTTCACTGagatatatactatatacacttaaattacatatattaattgGAAATTAGTAAATAGCATTCTGTTGCATTAAGATCTCCTGAGCCCTGAAATGAGCAGTTGATTGGACCATACAATAGCATGCTTAGAAGTTGCTGACTTTTTTTTGCCACTAAGAACAATACAGATCTATGCAATGAGTTTAAGATGTGCAGccagtaaaacataaataccAGCATGCAgatttacatataaattatataaacagCAATGTCAGAATTCTCATTAGTTCTAGGCATCTTATTAACCCTGCAGCTActgactagaaaataaattgtaagatagatatattcataaatcaaCTATTATTGAATTGATAAGAACGTGACCTTTAAGAATCTGAGTGACaaccaaaaatagaaaatcccTTGTGATAAACGCATAATGGAACAAGATGCATTATTAATCCATGAAAGCACTTACCTGGCATGTTATGTGACAACCCAAGTAATCTGCAAAGTTCAGGTGTCTGGCGACGACGACTGACTGAAGGAAGTAGCTTACACAGCTCATCTTGCGCAAATTCAGTAAATACACCAAAGGTAGCCAGGAGTTGGAGAAATGCATGTGCTTCCAGGCAGTTCCCATTGCTAGCATCAAAGTCAAGGTTATCCAACTTGGATTTCCACTCATGTGCAATCTTTTTTGCTCGCTCCTTGATACTAGCAGTAAGCATTTGTCCTTCCGATATGAAACCAGTAGTGGCATCAGTTTGCAGCTGACCAAgtgattccatcaacatgaGGCATGTCCTTCGTACACCCAGAAGGTTTCCATCCTTTTTGCCATCCAATATAAGATTGTCTCCAAAGTAGAAGTCTTCCAGCGAAGCCAACACCAAGCCATATGGATCAGATACTCTCCTAAGTGCAACTGGGATTTCCTCACGAATGGATGTTAAGTCCTTACGATTGTCTGATATGAACTTATGAAGCCCGTTAACATTCATTTCTTCACAGAGGACAACAAGTTCAGAACGAGGTTTCACAGCAGTGTAATCTTGCAGGTCTGCACCATGCTCGGTTGCAGGCTTAGGCCACTTAACAACAAGACTACCCATGTTTCCATTTAACAGGGTGTCGTTACTCACCAATTTGTTGATTGGGTTGATAACAGGCATAGACAAGTTCAGCTTGGATTTGCCAAAGATGACAGCCAATGCAGCATCTCTTTTCTGCTGCAGCCTTTCAAGAGAAGTCAGTTCCTTAGCCACGACAACAGCCTCTTTTTGCTCCAGCATCTGCTCTGATTTTGCAACTGTCTCCTCGAACTCCATTTCCTGCCTTTTCAGGTCATCAAACTTCTTTTTGAGCGACTGCTCAAGCCCATGGAAATGGTCCTCAAGTTGCTTCCACTTTAAGTTCAAGGAAACAGCACTCTGGCTCTCCAGCTCAGCAAATGCGCGCTGAAGCTGCTGTATCTTGGAGCTTGTTGACTCCATAAGGGTGGCCATGGACTCCATGTCAGACATGGTAACAGATTCTGCAAAGGCAAAAACAATGGATGTTGTTGGTAACCCACGACCCAAACAGCACCGCACAATAAATACAAAGCATAATATACAGAAACTCCAAATTATGCATTATCTCCCCAAAAATAGCTCAGTTAATTTCTTCCCACACATGCATACGAGTGAAGGAACATTGTAATAGGAGCGGATCTAACGTAGGACATGGGGGCTGAACCCCCCAAATCTTTTGGGAACAAAAATACTGTTATTACTTATTAGCACCAAGGTTAAGGCAAATTAACAGAGAAACTTCCAGATCTTGAGGAGAACCTAGGGTTCAACATGCAAATTCCAGAAAAAGTGCGTGCATGGGTAGATGAGAAAGAGGACATGGGTGCG
This window harbors:
- the LOC102707334 gene encoding FRIGIDA-like protein 3 — protein: MSDMESMATLMESTSSKIQQLQRAFAELESQSAVSLNLKWKQLEDHFHGLEQSLKKKFDDLKRQEMEFEETVAKSEQMLEQKEAVVVAKELTSLERLQQKRDAALAVIFGKSKLNLSMPVINPINKLVSNDTLLNGNMGSLVVKWPKPATEHGADLQDYTAVKPRSELVVLCEEMNVNGLHKFISDNRKDLTSIREEIPVALRRVSDPYGLVLASLEDFYFGDNLILDGKKDGNLLGVRRTCLMLMESLGQLQTDATTGFISEGQMLTASIKERAKKIAHEWKSKLDNLDFDASNGNCLEAHAFLQLLATFGVFTEFAQDELCKLLPSVSRRRQTPELCRLLGLSHNMPGVIGVLVENGRTIDAINLAFAFELTAQFEPVELLKAYLKEVKGMPHVKPGKISLGVQNEINERELSTLKAVIKCIEEHKLEEQFPIDPLQKRVIQLEKAKADKRRAVEAAKPQSKRPRANGSVYAPAPHITSFPDKSFYQAAPQRHSYPYERQYVYGAEAHHHPTMISSAPYGISAGHATYYGNGYQVQYQVPYIH